The following coding sequences lie in one Chanos chanos chromosome 4, fChaCha1.1, whole genome shotgun sequence genomic window:
- the cnih1 gene encoding protein cornichon homolog 1: MAFTFAAFCYMLALLLTAALIFFAIWHIIAFDELKTDYKNPIDQCNTLNPLVLPEYLIHVFFCVMFLCAAEWLTLGLNMPLLAYHVWRYMSRPVMSGPGLYDPTTIMNADILAYCQKEGWCKLAFYLLSFFYYLYGMIYVLVSS, encoded by the exons ATGGCGTTCACATTCGCGGCCTTTTGTTATATGCTTGCGTTGCTGCTTACTGCGGCCCTAATCTTCTTCGCTATTTGGCAC ATAATTGCATTCGATGAGCTGAAGACTGATTACAAGAATCCTATAGACCAGTGTAACACACTAAATCCG ctGGTGCTGCCGGAATATCTCATTCACGTGTTTTTCTGCgtgatgtttctgtgtgctgcAGAATGGCTGACCCTTGGCCTCAACATGCCCCTGTTGGCCTATCATGTCTGGAG GTATATGAGTCGACCGGTCATGAGTGGTCCAGGCCTGTATGACCCCACCACAATCATGAATGCCGACATCCTGGCCTACTGTCAGAAAGAGGGCTGGTGCAAACTAGCCTTCTACCTCCTGTCCTTCTTCTACTATCTCTACGG GATGATCTATGTTTTGGTGAGCTCCTAA